A single window of Alphaproteobacteria bacterium DNA harbors:
- a CDS encoding IS5 family transposase, with amino-acid sequence MPWTDTARVEHSRRTCRYPSDMLDQEWRLIAPLLPPAKLGGRPRSVDLREVMNAILYLGSSGCQWRALPKDFPPVSTVQGYFYAWRDLGLFETINGLLTMAARELEGREASPTAGVIDSQSVKTTESGGISGYDAGKKVKGRKRHILTDILGLLLVILVLGADVQDRDGAPGVLKAARFRFPWLRHVFADGGYAGDKLKRTLKGSGEWTIDIIRRSATAKGFEILPRRWVVERTFAWLGRCRRLAKDWERTIESATAWAYIASICLMTRRLARYCYCS; translated from the coding sequence GTGCCTTGGACCGATACCGCTCGGGTTGAGCATAGTCGTCGCACGTGTCGCTATCCAAGCGATATGCTGGATCAGGAATGGCGGCTGATTGCGCCGCTCTTGCCTCCGGCCAAGCTCGGTGGGCGGCCGCGGTCAGTCGACCTGCGCGAGGTGATGAATGCGATCCTCTATCTCGGGTCGAGCGGTTGTCAGTGGCGTGCGTTGCCGAAGGATTTTCCGCCGGTGAGCACGGTGCAGGGCTATTTCTACGCCTGGCGTGATCTGGGCCTGTTCGAGACGATCAACGGATTGCTGACAATGGCCGCCCGAGAGTTGGAAGGCCGGGAGGCCAGTCCCACCGCCGGCGTGATCGACAGTCAGAGCGTCAAGACCACCGAAAGCGGCGGGATTTCGGGGTATGACGCGGGCAAGAAGGTGAAGGGCCGCAAACGCCACATCCTGACCGACATCCTAGGATTGCTGCTGGTGATCCTCGTCCTTGGGGCCGATGTGCAGGACCGTGATGGCGCACCGGGGGTATTGAAGGCCGCCCGGTTCCGGTTCCCGTGGCTGCGCCATGTCTTTGCCGATGGCGGCTATGCCGGGGACAAGCTGAAACGGACCCTCAAGGGCAGTGGTGAGTGGACGATCGACATCATCCGAAGGAGCGCCACCGCCAAAGGCTTCGAGATCCTGCCACGCCGCTGGGTGGTCGAACGGACCTTCGCATGGCTCGGCCGCTGCCGGCGGTTGGCCAAAGACTGGGAGCGAACCATCGAAAGCGCCACCGCATGGGCCTATATCGCCAGCATCTGCCTCATGACCCGCCGTCTCGCAAGGTATTGCTATTGCAGCTGA
- a CDS encoding type IV secretion system DNA-binding domain-containing protein has protein sequence MRPISTILGDAYFRRGRKPFGMHVTDRLQHLYLVGQTGVGKSTLLGQLARQDAASGQGLCLLDPHGDLASELAASVPNCLYWNPADPECRFGYNPLTTVSAQHRPLVVSGLIETLKKQWADAWGPRMEHLLRYALLALLEQPRTDLRDVLPLFIDTEFQRKRCERPT, from the coding sequence ATGCGCCCAATCTCGACCATTCTTGGAGATGCCTATTTCCGCCGCGGGCGCAAACCGTTTGGCATGCACGTCACCGACCGCCTCCAACACCTGTACCTGGTCGGACAAACCGGCGTCGGCAAATCGACCTTGCTCGGGCAATTGGCGCGCCAGGACGCCGCCTCCGGCCAGGGATTGTGCCTCTTAGATCCCCATGGCGACCTCGCCAGTGAATTGGCCGCCAGCGTGCCTAATTGCCTGTATTGGAACCCAGCTGATCCGGAGTGCCGGTTTGGATACAACCCACTCACTACCGTCTCGGCTCAACATCGTCCGCTGGTCGTGTCCGGGCTGATTGAAACCTTGAAAAAGCAGTGGGCCGATGCCTGGGGGCCGCGCATGGAGCATTTGCTGCGCTACGCGCTTTTGGCGCTTCTCGAACAACCGCGCACTGATCTACGGGATGTGCTGCCGCTCTTCATCGACACCGAGTTTCAGCGTAAGCGCTGCGAGCGCCCCACGTAG
- a CDS encoding transposase produces the protein MLEHLPPGVHLLADRAYDSDLNRSLVYAAGAVPNIPSKRNRAFRPPFSPFLYRARNAIERMFCRIATRYDKLASS, from the coding sequence TTGCTGGAGCATTTGCCGCCCGGCGTCCACCTGTTGGCCGACCGCGCCTACGACAGCGACCTGAACCGCTCCTTGGTCTATGCCGCCGGTGCGGTTCCCAACATCCCTTCCAAGCGCAACAGGGCCTTCCGGCCTCCGTTCAGCCCTTTCCTCTATCGTGCGCGTAACGCGATCGAGCGCATGTTCTGCCGCATCGCAACCCGGTACGACAAGCTCGCAAGCTCATAA
- a CDS encoding replication-relaxation family protein, with amino-acid sequence MTASIELATLSRNDVSYIAGHRVLSRAKAELRHPVSIIDPQARDSVTKDLIPDALFGLEYHTPDGSRFRFFVVECDRATEPATTKRFNRKSWLRSLRQYEEYIGRSRYKDHLRLTAPLLVLNVITDETRLSQLLAVTEKKAPASGNAYHLFQTIEGFGPIFRPTLPMPGLLEGPWQRAGREPFQIDRR; translated from the coding sequence GTGACCGCCTCGATCGAACTGGCCACACTTTCTCGCAATGATGTCTCATACATCGCCGGACATCGCGTGCTCTCGCGTGCCAAGGCAGAGCTCCGCCATCCGGTCTCAATTATTGATCCGCAGGCGCGGGACAGTGTCACCAAAGACCTGATCCCGGACGCGCTCTTTGGCCTGGAGTATCACACCCCCGATGGCAGCCGGTTCCGGTTTTTCGTCGTCGAATGCGACCGTGCCACCGAACCGGCCACGACGAAGCGTTTCAACCGTAAAAGCTGGCTCCGCAGTCTCCGGCAATATGAGGAATACATCGGGCGCTCACGATACAAGGATCACCTCAGGCTCACCGCGCCGCTTTTGGTTCTCAACGTCATCACCGATGAAACGCGCCTCAGCCAGCTGCTCGCGGTCACTGAAAAAAAGGCACCGGCAAGCGGCAACGCCTACCACCTATTCCAGACGATCGAAGGCTTCGGCCCGATCTTCCGGCCAACATTACCAATGCCAGGCTTGCTCGAAGGCCCTTGGCAGCGTGCGGGTCGCGAACCGTTTCAGATCGATCGGAGATAG
- a CDS encoding IS5 family transposase (programmed frameshift) has translation MARYDLTDAEWSVIQPVLPQKSRGVPRVDDRRVLNGIFWVLRSGAPWADLPERYGPVTTCYNRFRRWTKAGIWDQIMDAITDAYGDGIKMIDGTSVRVHHSAATLKKSHPDRCLGRSRGGLTTKIHAVVDGRGLPVRLAISPGQMHDARAAEDLLSAIDSGEMLLADKAYDADWIRETLYAAGAWANIPARSNRKHPICFSPALYRERNLIERFFNKLKYFRRIATRYDKLGSTYLAMIKLAAIRIRLRVYESTA, from the exons ATGGCACGCTACGATCTCACGGATGCCGAGTGGTCGGTCATTCAGCCGGTTCTGCCCCAGAAGTCCCGCGGTGTTCCCCGTGTCGATGACCGGCGCGTTTTGAACGGCATATTCTGGGTCTTGCGCTCCGGTGCGCCCTGGGCCGACCTTCCGGAGCGCTACGGCCCGGTTACGACCTGCTACAACCGTTTCCGCCGCTGGACCAAGGCGGGCATCTGGGACCAGATTATGGACGCGATCACAGATGCTTATGGTGACGGCATCAAGATGATCGACGGCACAAGTGTCCGCGTCCATCACTCGGCAGCGACGTTAA AAAAAAGCCACCCAGATCGTTGTCTCGGACGAAGCCGGGGTGGTCTTACAACGAAAATCCATGCTGTAGTCGATGGCCGTGGCCTGCCGGTGCGCCTCGCGATTTCGCCCGGCCAAATGCATGACGCCAGGGCGGCAGAGGATCTGCTATCCGCCATCGATTCCGGCGAGATGCTACTGGCCGACAAAGCCTACGATGCCGACTGGATACGGGAGACGCTGTACGCTGCTGGAGCCTGGGCCAATATTCCCGCCAGGTCGAACCGGAAACACCCCATTTGCTTTAGCCCTGCCTTGTACCGGGAGCGTAACCTCATCGAGCGCTTCTTCAACAAACTCAAATATTTCCGTCGTATCGCAACCCGCTACGACAAGCTCGGCTCAACTTACCTCGCCATGATCAAGCTCGCGGCCATCCGCATCCGATTGCGCGTTTATGAGTCGACGGCCTAG
- a CDS encoding transposase, producing MKRFDQNDIGLLDDVRDRVTRMEVLEGPTGRRSWPDDVKARIVAESFEPGARVCDVARSHGLAPQHLSTWRGLARKGELDVAIGHDDLPAFATVEIMEEGTAGTSVLIEIEADGITVRLGADTPADRIAEIAAALRLAR from the coding sequence ATGAAACGTTTCGACCAAAACGACATCGGTTTGTTAGACGACGTTCGCGACCGTGTTACGCGAATGGAGGTTCTGGAGGGGCCGACCGGCCGTCGGTCTTGGCCGGACGATGTGAAGGCACGGATCGTGGCTGAGAGTTTCGAGCCGGGGGCACGGGTGTGCGATGTCGCCCGGAGCCATGGGCTGGCACCGCAGCATCTGTCGACCTGGCGGGGCCTGGCGCGAAAGGGAGAACTCGACGTTGCCATCGGGCATGACGATCTTCCGGCCTTCGCCACAGTCGAGATCATGGAAGAAGGCACGGCGGGAACGTCTGTACTGATTGAGATCGAGGCCGACGGCATCACGGTCCGTCTTGGCGCCGACACGCCGGCCGATCGGATCGCCGAGATCGCCGCCGCCTTGCGCCTCGCCCGGTGA
- a CDS encoding recombinase family protein, translated as MSTQKQGEGVSLEAQKDAITAFASRQHLHITRWYEEKETAAKSGRPVFNQMLAALRKGAASGLVMHKIDRSARNLKDWATVGELSDQGIDVYFATESLDFRSRGGRLTADIQAVIAADYIRNLRDETIKGLKGRLKQGLYPFKAPIGYRDNGRGQPKTICPVKGPIVRDALLSYAAGEHSIRSLHRYLIRRELKNHSGLPISQHNVETILANPFYCGRIEIKRSGETYDGIHEPLIDRSTFRRIQDRKAGKTGKKVTRHNHLYRGLFRCGLCAGPLSPERQKGNVYYRCQTAGCPMTTIREDRLEAAIVEKLGTLTLNDDDANKLEAAWLRWIASDKQPMLLHSVKRQIEETETRLDRLTDLLIDGTIDRDAYDRRKAGLMQELNQLYEEIENSSKKDLSPEEMQKFLELMKTLNLLYISANPAEKRRMVENAFSNRTVCPENVYLEPYNWLLEIKNIFSVSDGDPDRNTSRTEVKDMFGEFVHLICKTIMPTLSLFVILIFS; from the coding sequence GTGTCCACGCAGAAGCAGGGCGAGGGCGTGTCACTCGAAGCACAAAAAGATGCCATCACGGCCTTTGCGAGTCGCCAACATCTCCACATCACCCGCTGGTACGAAGAGAAAGAAACTGCCGCCAAGTCAGGCCGTCCGGTATTTAACCAGATGTTGGCAGCGCTTCGCAAAGGGGCCGCCAGCGGTCTTGTGATGCACAAGATCGATCGATCGGCCCGCAACCTCAAGGACTGGGCGACCGTCGGAGAGCTGTCCGACCAAGGCATCGACGTTTACTTCGCGACCGAGAGCTTGGATTTCCGCTCCCGTGGTGGACGCCTAACCGCTGATATCCAGGCGGTAATTGCCGCCGATTATATCCGCAATCTGCGAGATGAGACGATCAAGGGGCTCAAAGGCCGTCTGAAGCAAGGCCTGTATCCGTTCAAAGCGCCGATTGGGTACCGGGACAATGGCCGCGGGCAGCCGAAGACCATCTGTCCCGTGAAAGGACCGATCGTGCGCGATGCACTGCTGTCCTACGCCGCCGGAGAGCATTCAATCAGGTCTTTGCACCGGTATCTGATAAGGAGAGAGCTCAAAAACCACTCGGGCCTGCCCATCAGCCAGCACAACGTGGAGACCATCCTCGCAAATCCCTTCTATTGCGGTAGGATCGAGATCAAACGGTCGGGCGAGACGTACGACGGGATCCATGAGCCGCTGATTGATCGATCGACCTTCCGTAGGATTCAAGACCGGAAAGCTGGCAAAACTGGGAAGAAGGTCACTCGCCACAACCATCTATATCGCGGGCTGTTTCGGTGTGGGTTATGCGCAGGGCCACTCTCGCCAGAGCGACAGAAAGGAAACGTATATTATCGGTGCCAAACGGCTGGCTGCCCAATGACCACAATCAGGGAGGATCGTCTTGAGGCAGCGATCGTTGAAAAGCTCGGGACGTTGACCCTCAACGATGACGACGCAAACAAGCTCGAAGCTGCATGGCTTCGGTGGATTGCAAGCGACAAGCAGCCAATGCTGCTGCATTCTGTGAAACGGCAAATTGAAGAAACTGAAACCAGGCTGGATCGCCTCACCGACCTCCTCATCGACGGAACGATTGATCGAGATGCTTACGACCGGCGAAAGGCTGGACTGATGCAGGAGTTAAATCAACTCTACGAAGAAATTGAAAATAGTAGCAAAAAAGACCTTTCGCCGGAGGAGATGCAAAAGTTCCTCGAACTCATGAAAACCCTTAATTTGCTTTATATTTCAGCGAATCCAGCAGAAAAACGCAGAATGGTTGAAAATGCATTCTCGAACCGGACGGTATGTCCAGAAAACGTATATTTAGAGCCATATAATTGGCTTTTGGAGATCAAAAATATCTTCAGTGTCTCCGATGGTGACCCAGATCGGAACACTTCTCGAACTGAAGTGAAGGATATGTTCGGAGAATTCGTTCACCTTATTTGCAAAACTATTATGCCAACTTTAAGCTTATTTGTGATTCTGATATTCAGTTGA
- a CDS encoding helix-turn-helix transcriptional regulator codes for MKNDLALDLKVTRRKSGLTQADCAHLLSIDRAGISRMERGDRLPTVSEACRLSLIYDRPLDSLLVAEKLLAARELGGRLSSLPMPPVRWISTFNRQHTLTSLSERLIRTEYGDFGTV; via the coding sequence ATGAAAAATGATCTCGCCCTTGATCTAAAAGTAACCCGCCGGAAGTCCGGCCTTACCCAAGCCGACTGCGCCCATCTCTTATCAATCGACCGTGCCGGGATTTCCAGGATGGAGCGTGGCGACCGCCTGCCAACCGTATCTGAGGCCTGCCGTCTGTCGCTCATTTATGACCGGCCCCTTGATAGCCTCTTGGTTGCCGAAAAACTGCTGGCAGCCCGTGAACTGGGTGGACGGCTCTCGAGTTTGCCCATGCCGCCCGTGCGCTGGATCAGCACCTTTAACCGTCAACACACGCTCACCTCCTTGAGCGAGCGGTTGATCAGAACCGAATATGGGGACTTCGGCACAGTATGA
- the tnpB gene encoding IS66 family insertion sequence element accessory protein TnpB, translating into MIVPFQAVKIVIATKPVDFRKGHDGLAAYVEKELGLKAHSGIVVVFRAKRADRIKILVWDGNGLVLTYKRLEAGKFAWPAIKDGVMRLSKAQFEALFEGLDWRRVHGRRVRPPLLTE; encoded by the coding sequence GTGATCGTTCCCTTCCAGGCGGTCAAGATCGTGATCGCAACCAAGCCGGTCGACTTCCGCAAAGGCCATGACGGCCTGGCCGCCTATGTCGAGAAGGAACTCGGGCTGAAGGCGCATTCCGGGATCGTCGTGGTCTTTCGTGCCAAGCGCGCCGACCGGATCAAGATCCTGGTCTGGGATGGAAACGGGCTTGTGCTGACCTACAAGCGGCTGGAGGCGGGGAAGTTCGCCTGGCCGGCGATCAAGGACGGTGTGATGCGGCTTTCGAAGGCGCAGTTTGAGGCTCTTTTCGAGGGGCTCGATTGGCGGAGGGTCCATGGCCGGCGGGTACGCCCGCCGCTCCTCACGGAATAG
- a CDS encoding transposase — MKRFDQNDIGLLDDVRDRVSRMEVLEGPTGRRSWPDDVKARIVAESFESGARVCDVARRHGWRPSISTWRAWRASGKLDVAIGPEDMPAFGTRDFDDEASACSTPIEIEADGITIRLSAPTRRPIGSPRSPPPLRLAR, encoded by the coding sequence ATGAAACGTTTCGACCAAAACGACATCGGTTTGTTAGACGACGTTCGCGACCGTGTTTCGCGAATGGAGGTTCTGGAGGGACCGACGGGCCGTCGGTCTTGGCCGGACGATGTGAAGGCACGGATCGTGGCCGAGAGTTTCGAGTCTGGAGCGCGGGTGTGCGATGTGGCGCGGCGCCATGGCTGGCGCCCCAGCATCTCCACCTGGCGGGCCTGGCGCGCAAGCGGAAAGCTCGACGTCGCCATTGGGCCAGAGGATATGCCGGCTTTCGGCACTCGAGATTTTGACGACGAGGCTTCGGCATGTTCGACGCCGATCGAGATCGAGGCCGACGGCATCACGATCCGTCTCTCGGCGCCGACACGCCGGCCGATCGGATCGCCGAGATCGCCGCCGCCTTTGCGCCTCGCCCGGTGA
- a CDS encoding DUF3768 domain-containing protein yields the protein MSTSDTSKIAALNDQFRTTGIGGQFLMSAGIAALPYAELAAIMYRVRNFADFTPDNDPHGEHDFGSFTFGAETIFWKIDCYDPSLQFGSEDPANPEVTARVLTVMFAREY from the coding sequence ATGAGTACCAGTGACACGTCAAAGATCGCGGCGCTGAACGATCAGTTCCGCACTACCGGCATCGGTGGACAATTTCTCATGTCCGCCGGGATTGCCGCTTTGCCTTATGCAGAGCTGGCGGCGATTATGTACCGCGTGCGCAATTTCGCGGACTTCACGCCGGATAATGATCCCCATGGCGAACATGATTTCGGCTCGTTCACCTTCGGAGCCGAAACGATCTTCTGGAAAATCGATTGCTATGACCCGTCATTGCAATTCGGTTCCGAAGATCCGGCCAATCCAGAGGTCACCGCCCGCGTGCTCACGGTGATGTTCGCGCGTGAATACTGA
- a CDS encoding IS66 family insertion sequence element accessory protein TnpB yields the protein MVFRAKRADRIKVLVWDGNGLVLTYKRLEAGSSPGRRSRTVDAAEGAVRGPVRRARLALGGMAGGCPPVATE from the coding sequence GTGGTCTTTCGTGCTAAGCGCGCCGACCGGATCAAGGTCCTGGTCTGGGATGGAAACGGGCTCGTGCTGACCTACAAGCGGCTGGAGGCGGGAAGTTCGCCTGGCCGGCGATCAAGGACGGTGGATGCGGCTGAAGGCGCAGTTCGAGGCCCTGTTCGAAGGGCTCGACTGGCGCTGGGTGGTATGGCCGGCGGGTGCCCGCCGGTTGCGACGGAGTGA
- a CDS encoding type IV secretory system conjugative DNA transfer family protein codes for MVETFHLTILLIRIVSTAPSHNQQRGACASLTFQRQVVQELSDEQVRGFWEQEYTALRYKNATDAVAPIANKLGAFLAHPLVRQAVCEPTEPIRFRRIMDEGQALIVNLAAGRLGADTANVLGGLILSGIANAALSRADSTTRRPFFVYVDEFHSFSSGSLMAMLPQLRKYGIGITLAHQYLEQVERPLLAAVLGNVGSLMVFRVGAADAPFLANQMAIDNPRNLTGLANYECYARVMVDGVRTDAFTAFVHAPGGGGQQAGAAN; via the coding sequence TTGGTCGAAACGTTTCATCTCACGATCCTTCTCATCAGGATCGTTTCAACCGCTCCATCACACAATCAGCAACGTGGGGCGTGCGCATCGCTTACGTTTCAGCGCCAGGTGGTGCAAGAGCTCAGCGACGAGCAGGTGCGCGGGTTTTGGGAGCAGGAATACACGGCGCTTCGATACAAGAACGCCACCGATGCGGTCGCGCCGATCGCCAATAAGCTCGGCGCGTTTCTGGCCCACCCCTTGGTGCGGCAAGCGGTATGCGAACCCACCGAACCAATCCGTTTCCGGCGGATCATGGATGAAGGCCAGGCGCTCATCGTCAACTTGGCTGCTGGTCGATTGGGAGCGGATACGGCCAACGTGCTCGGCGGCTTGATCCTTTCGGGGATTGCTAATGCCGCCTTAAGCCGGGCGGACAGCACCACGCGCCGTCCGTTCTTTGTCTATGTCGATGAGTTTCATAGCTTCTCAAGCGGCAGCCTGATGGCCATGCTGCCTCAGTTGCGCAAATACGGCATCGGCATCACGTTGGCCCACCAATACCTGGAGCAGGTCGAGCGGCCCCTCTTGGCGGCGGTGTTGGGCAACGTCGGCAGCCTGATGGTGTTCCGGGTCGGCGCTGCCGACGCGCCATTTCTCGCCAACCAGATGGCCATCGATAATCCGCGCAATCTTACCGGCCTTGCCAACTATGAGTGCTACGCCCGCGTTATGGTTGATGGCGTGCGCACCGATGCGTTCACGGCATTCGTGCACGCGCCGGGTGGCGGTGGACAACAAGCAGGGGCGGCAAACTGA
- a CDS encoding IS66 family transposase, whose product MSAAPSDLDLSVLPPEYRAAFEAQQAQIAALSSDNSALAVSNRRLEALIKELRHALHGRTSEKLTADERQLAFEDLTVAIEEIEAASEAAHATPSASRPRRAPVNRNIGNLPEHLPRIEEVIEPESLECPCGCGNMHRIGEDRTERLDIVPAQLRVIVTIRPKYACRTCTDGVRQAPARSWLIEGALPTEGAIAHVLVSKYADHCPLYRQSQILARSGIQIDRSTLAGWVGKAAFHLGPVVDRLAEHLKRSTKLFMDETTAPVLDPGKGRTKTGYFWTLARDDRRWGGPDPPGVVYFYAPGRGGGHAETFLDGFDGILQIDGYAGYNRLTRLSRKGGTPLTVAHCWAHARRKLREVFERDGSAIAREGLERIAGFYEIEDEIRGTDAGHRLAVRQARTAHLVADFREWLTSARARVSAKSRLGEKLGYIHRLWDGLQTFLTDGRVEIDSNAVENLVRPIALNRKNALFAGHDEGAKAWGRIASLIETAKINGVEPFAYLKATLEAIAHGHPNDRLDELLPWNWASTSS is encoded by the coding sequence ATGTCAGCTGCCCCAAGCGATCTCGACCTGAGCGTCCTACCGCCGGAATATCGGGCGGCCTTCGAAGCGCAGCAGGCACAGATTGCCGCCTTGAGCTCGGACAATTCCGCCCTGGCGGTATCAAACCGGCGTCTTGAAGCGCTGATCAAGGAACTGCGCCATGCGCTGCACGGCCGGACGTCGGAGAAGCTGACTGCCGATGAGCGCCAGCTTGCGTTTGAAGATCTCACGGTCGCGATCGAAGAGATCGAGGCCGCCTCGGAAGCGGCCCACGCGACGCCTTCAGCGTCGCGCCCGAGGCGCGCGCCTGTCAACCGCAACATTGGCAACCTGCCAGAGCATCTGCCCCGGATCGAGGAGGTGATCGAGCCGGAAAGCCTCGAGTGTCCCTGCGGCTGTGGAAACATGCACCGGATCGGCGAAGACCGCACGGAGCGGCTCGACATTGTGCCGGCCCAGTTGCGCGTGATCGTCACCATCCGGCCGAAATACGCCTGCCGGACCTGCACCGACGGCGTGAGGCAGGCGCCGGCGCGGTCCTGGCTGATCGAAGGCGCGTTGCCCACGGAGGGCGCCATCGCCCACGTGCTGGTCTCGAAATATGCCGACCACTGTCCGCTTTATCGCCAATCCCAAATCCTGGCGCGTTCGGGCATTCAAATCGACCGCTCAACGCTGGCAGGATGGGTCGGCAAGGCAGCCTTCCACCTCGGCCCTGTCGTCGATCGTCTGGCCGAGCACCTGAAACGGTCGACCAAACTCTTTATGGACGAGACCACGGCGCCGGTCTTGGACCCAGGCAAGGGCAGAACCAAGACCGGATATTTTTGGACGCTGGCCCGCGACGATCGCCGCTGGGGCGGCCCGGACCCACCGGGCGTCGTCTACTTCTACGCACCCGGCCGCGGCGGCGGACATGCCGAGACCTTCCTGGACGGCTTCGACGGCATTCTCCAGATCGACGGCTATGCCGGCTACAACCGGCTCACTCGACTGTCGCGCAAGGGCGGCACTCCGCTCACTGTCGCCCACTGCTGGGCGCATGCGCGGCGCAAGCTCCGCGAGGTCTTCGAACGCGACGGCTCGGCCATCGCCCGCGAAGGGCTCGAGCGCATCGCCGGGTTCTACGAGATCGAAGACGAGATCCGCGGTACCGATGCCGGCCATCGCCTCGCCGTGCGCCAGGCACGAACGGCGCACCTGGTCGCCGACTTCCGGGAATGGCTGACCAGCGCCCGCGCGCGGGTGTCCGCAAAATCGCGCCTGGGCGAAAAGCTCGGCTACATCCACCGCCTTTGGGACGGACTGCAGACCTTCCTGACCGACGGCAGGGTCGAGATCGACTCCAATGCCGTCGAGAACCTCGTGCGCCCGATTGCCCTCAACAGAAAGAATGCACTCTTCGCCGGCCACGACGAGGGCGCCAAAGCGTGGGGCCGGATTGCCTCCCTGATCGAAACGGCGAAGATCAACGGTGTCGAACCGTTCGCCTATCTGAAAGCGACACTCGAAGCGATAGCCCACGGCCACCCCAACGACCGTCTCGACGAGCTCTTGCCCTGGAACTGGGCGTCAACGTCAAGCTGA